The region CCATTGTCCCAACGAAATTCGGCATCTCGTTCACAGCATTATTCCTAAATCAGGCCGGTGCCCTGGTACATATCTACCACGACGGCAGTATACTTGTCGCACACGGCGGCGTCGAGATGGGCCAAGGCCTGCACACGAAAATGACCATGATCGCAGCCGAAGCCCTGGGCGTACCACAGTCCGATGTCTTCATCTCCGAAACAGCCACGAACACCGTGGCCAACACCTCATCCACAGCCGCATCGGCCAGCTCCGACCTGAACGGGTACGCCATCTTCAATGCCTGCTCACAAATAAACGATCGTCTCGCTCCCTACCGCGAGAAAATGCCCAACGCCAGCATGAAAGAGCTTGCCCACGCCGCATACTTCGACCGCGTCAACCTCTCCGCCCAGGGATACTACCGCACGCCAGACATCGGATACGTGTGGGGCGAAAATAAGGGCCAGATGTTCTTCTACTTCACGCAGGGCGTCACAGCCGCAGAGGTCGAAATCGACACCCTCACGGGTGACTGGACGCCGCTACGCGCCGATATAAAAATGGACGTCGGCCGCACGATCAACCCCTCCATCGACTACGGGCAGATCGAGGGCGCCTATATCCAAGGGCAGGGCCTCTTCACAACTGAAGAAAGCCTCTGGCATCGCAGCTCAGGCCAGATCGTCACCAAGGGCCCTGGGAACTACAAGATCCCTGGGTTCAGGGATATCCCGCAGATTTTCAATGTCAGTCTTTTGAAAGACGTGGAGTGGGAGAATTTGCGTACGATTCAGCGTTCTCGTGGCGTAGGCGAGCCGCCGCTTTTCATGGGTAGTGCCGTGTTCTTTGCTATTCGTGATGCGCTTAAGGCTGCAAGGAAGGAATGGGGGGTTACTGATGTGTTGCAGTTGCAGAGCCCTGCTACGCCTGAAAGGATTAGGGTTAGCTGTGCAGATCCGATTATTGAGAGGGTGAGGGTTGTCCCTGAGGTGGGGGAGGAGAGTTTCTTTGTTGCCATTTGATCAGTCTCCGATGTTTACGGAGTTATGTATAATGACCTAGGTAGCACACTGTTATCATTATGACACTATATTGGCTTGCAAACAATATTATAGCTTATTGGTATGTATTATTATTCAGTGTAGTATGCGGGTATTGTGTAGTAAACGCTATGTGCTTCTATGCTTTAACTCCATCGCACCAACAATGTACAGAAAAGCGCAAATAAAAGAGTGAGAAAAAGGCCCGCCATATGCAATATGCAGGAATTTAAAAATTCATAACCTTAACAAATGAAATCAGTTATCTTTTTTCCATGCCGTACTCGGCATAGCTGCTTCCACGCATGTCTGCAACTGATACCTTCAACGCATTCCGTTGTCCGGCAAAGCCcatcttctcgtcctcgtAGCCAGTCTCTGTGGTCACTGCCACTGGTGCGGGAGGACCAGCAGTTGCGAATGTCCTATTCGGAGGCTCGTACTTAGGTGCTGGCTGGGAGCGAGCATTGGAGCTTGTATCGGCAGGCATTGCCGTGAGAGGGACGTCTGTGAATCCGTTGGAGTCAGGACCAAATGCGTCCGGCGCGGGGCCAGCACCTCCGTCGCCACGATTGCGTTCTCGTCGGCCGAACAGAGAGAGCGCGCGAATAATGCCGAAAAGAAGGTTGATAACCCAGATAAGGAGGATACAGCCGGAAATGAGCGCCTCGGTTGCGATGCCGGATTCGAGTGCGTTTAATACACGGACGACAACTTCCGTTATTTTGTTGGAAGTTGAGTCGCCCGTGTCAGAGAGGAAGCTCTCTGAACTGTCGTCACCGATGCTTTCTGCGGCGCCGCGAGAAAAGGTGTCGTTGCCAAGAGTTGGAAAGTCGATATGGGCGTGATCATGGACCCAGGTGAGGCCTTTCTGGATGCCTGCGACTTTGAGACTGATGAGGCAGTCGAAAACATCCTTCATCGGATTGTAAAGAACAGTCCCACCGAAGGTATCATTGAGAACTCCAGTGGTCTTGTCAACGAAGACATTGAGAGTATGGTTGACACCTGTCGTCGTGGTATTGACCCAGCCAAAGACATTTTCGTTGAGGTTGGTGTTCATATCGCCAATTACTCCGTTAGCACCATCAGCCCATTCCGCCGAGGTTTCATCAAGCGAACCCACGACCTTTTCAGCAAAGGCACCGACTTCGGCTGAGAGTTCAGGAACGGCTTTTTTGACGGCTTGTAGAAGGATATATTGGCAAAGGCATGCGAAAAGTCCAGCAAGGGCAAGCGATAAGACAAATAAAGCCGGTGGCGAGGTAGCATACGCAATGACCCAGCGGACTAAAATCTGCCTGCGACTGTTGCTGAATCGACTGGCCGCTTTGATTCCCACGGCCGCGGTGTGTGGTCTGGAAACGATATAGACAACGTCCATTGGGTCGTGGGCTTCCTTGCGGACAAGCTGAGAGCGCTCCTTCTGAGAACGCCAACGGCGGATTTCTTGCCATGCCATGGGGAAGCAAGCAAGAACGGCTGCGATCACCAGCACGGCAATGAAGACTTTCTTAGCGGTCTCAGCAATGCCCGCAACGTTGTCGAAAAAGGAGTCGATTCCATCGCTTCCTTTGCAGAAGGCCAGCTGCTTTTTCGCAGGAACTGGCAGCGAATTGCGTTCAAAGGTGTAATTTCCCAAAGACTCGTTCATCAGTTTCTTAACTTCGTCGAAAGGTAAGCGGATGATGTTCTCCACGAACTCTGTCACTTCATCAAAAGTGGGCACCGAGCTATTGAGCTTGTCGAGGCTTTCATCAATGGAAGAAGGGAGATGGGCATTCTG is a window of Aspergillus puulaauensis MK2 DNA, chromosome 4, nearly complete sequence DNA encoding:
- the prm1 gene encoding pheromone-regulated protein PRM1 (BUSCO:EOG09261VUC;~COG:U;~EggNog:ENOG410PJR3;~InterPro:IPR026777;~TransMembrane:5 (o53-71i126-145o321-339i393-426o602-624i);~antiSMASH:Cluster_4.5;~go_component: GO:0043332 - mating projection tip [Evidence IEA];~go_process: GO:0032220 - plasma membrane fusion involved in cytogamy [Evidence IEA]); amino-acid sequence: MVFSRPARSIFPLLPPYGAHDPNGGRVIPLHPDDTTPYMGLRARLSQIWMNRWTILLLLVLVRVLIAIGSLNTNMDSARREALSACSSVESMGSAMASTPHYLARGVNELTASGVEKSVSALKTMLILMVSGVEELIIFVIKMMYQTYLCLITMAIRGTVDTGVGLLKDAGDFLNSTIKSIGDDISDVADTFEDGLNKFADTINSAVSLFGSDKEVPELDLSSQIEDLQNAHLPSSIDESLDKLNSSVPTFDEVTEFVENIIRLPFDEVKKLMNESLGNYTFERNSLPVPAKKQLAFCKGSDGIDSFFDNVAGIAETAKKVFIAVLVIAAVLACFPMAWQEIRRWRSQKERSQLVRKEAHDPMDVVYIVSRPHTAAVGIKAASRFSNSRRQILVRWVIAYATSPPALFVLSLALAGLFACLCQYILLQAVKKAVPELSAEVGAFAEKVVGSLDETSAEWADGANGVIGDMNTNLNENVFGWVNTTTTGVNHTLNVFVDKTTGVLNDTFGGTVLYNPMKDVFDCLISLKVAGIQKGLTWVHDHAHIDFPTLGNDTFSRGAAESIGDDSSESFLSDTGDSTSNKITEVVVRVLNALESGIATEALISGCILLIWVINLLFGIIRALSLFGRRERNRGDGGAGPAPDAFGPDSNGFTDVPLTAMPADTSSNARSQPAPKYEPPNRTFATAGPPAPVAVTTETGYEDEKMGFAGQRNALKVSVADMRGSSYAEYGMEKR